The DNA sequence AGCAAAATTGTTTCTTTGTTCTGCATGGTTTTTAGATGCAAATGTAGAACATGAACCAACTGGATGCATCTTGTTACTCTTGATTTCCTCACTGGCAAGAAGATCAATCTCTTCAAGATTGGTGGGCAGACATGTAGGGTCAAGTTCAAAAGATCCTTTTGGGATATCTTTGCCATTTATTCGAAAAGACGGGATCCTGTGAGAAAATCTGAATAATTCTTTTGGCTCTATTTTAAAGATGTTCACTCCTGCCTGTTTTGCTCGACAAAAGAGACAAACATAGCCCTTCACCTTACCCAAatatgcaaagtaaatagcattTCCATTAGCAAAGTCAGACAAGACTTCGACAAACTCGTATTCATATTTTCTGTTATTGTCTGGATCTGAAGACCAATTAATATCCCAGTTCTTAAAGAGGGCCCATGTCTCACCCTTTCTAGGATATATTGTGCAAGTATCCCTTCTGCTGTTTTTCTCCCAGCTAACCACATGTGAGAACATCAAATGATCTTTGGTATATTCAGAGTTTCCGTTTTTAAAGTTACCACATGAAACTGGCAAATCCTCTTGAGCCCATTTGATTTCATCCTTATCATCTGGATCTGGCTCCAGCCAGGTTATCAAAAGCTTAAAGTTAGACAGGATTACTTTCCTTATCTGAGCATAAAACCTAGGCATTGCATCTTGGGTGTCATAAACTGCCCATATTTGCCCAGCTGCAAAACACTTCTCCTCTCTATTCTTGTTGAAGTCGCTGAAATCTGGATCAGGATATTCATATATATCTAGTTCGCTTTCCGCATCTTTTGATGATTTTTCATTCACCCTTCCATTTTCAGTTTCATTGCCTCTATTTCCCAGACCCTCTTTAGGAAAGGGATGTACTTCTATTTTAGCCTCCTCCACAGTGTCAGCCATATGAGTATCAAGGCCAGGCGGTCTATTCATACCAGGAGGCTCCAGTTTTGGTGGTAAATCTTCAACTGCGTCTTTAGTCGGTTCAAAAGCATCCCTGCACTTGTTTTCAATATCACCATTATCATCATTTATTTCTTCAGTATAAGAAACATTCTTTTTAGACCTACTTGATCTTCGCGGAAATTGCCCGCTATAAAACCCATCAATTTTAATAGATGATACCTTTTCACTGGAATCAAAAtcgtttttctttttctttccaagTGGCTGAACTTTTTCAGCTTTGCGCTTCCCGTTACAATTCATAGAAACATCACTGCGTTTTTTCGTTCAGCTTAGACCCCCGTGCCACCTCTGGAGACCATGTATTTCCAGTGCCACTAATTCCCCCAACTTTTACTTTTGCAGGCGAGTTCTCAACTTTACTATGTGTTCTCAACTTTAAAGAAGCTTGCTGACAACCCAGTGTTTGTTTGGAAGATACTGGCTGACTCCGCTTGTTTTGTGGTGCTACTCCTTGAGCATTGGTTTCATAGCCCATAAAGGGCTTACCACAAGTTTGACAGGTCAAAGTTTTGTTGAGCACGTCTCTGTAATACTGGTACCTTGTAGAACAGAACGGGCATGCAGTCCAGAAAGTTGGTTTAATGTTACAGGGTTCTGTTTGAGAAGTCTTTGGTGCCTGCTGATTTTGTTTATTTAGTTCTACAGAACTATAAAAAGAAGCTGGTGTTTTACAAACATTGAAAGGCCTGCATGCACGCTTCGGACACCCATTTACTGAAGCAGAGTTACATTTCACATCAGGGACCTTTACTGAAGCATGTTTACATTTCATATCATGTATCCTCCTTTTTTCACGGTCCAGAAGCACTCTCTGAGCTTCCCCAATTAATTTAAAGGCATCAACAGCTCCGGAAAACTTATTCTTATCGGGATGAAGAGAAAGAGCAAGCTTTCTGAATTGCTTTTTTATTAGTAGATCATCAGCTGTAGGTTCAACTTTAAGGATGCCATACCAGTCCATTTCTGTTCCATGGACCTTATTCTCGGCAGAGCAATGGACATCACAAACCATAATCAATTGGGAGATGTTCTCCAATTCATGAAACAAGTTCTGGGCCTTCATAGCGATCTTCTGAGCCCCCGAAAAGTCCTTGTTTTCCATCTTCTTTTCTGCCAGTAATTTGGCCCTAAAGGCCTCTTCTTTGTTGCACTCCATTACTGATCAGAAAAAAGAATTTATCTGCTATCGTGGTTCAAGCAAATAAGAAGCTTAGAAGCTAGAATTATACCTCGTGCCCAAGACCAGCAAGTATTAGGACAATTTTATTCAAACTTGGATCTCCAATATACAAAAAGCATCATATAAGGACCCACAACGCAACCTCCACAGTCAATTCACATCAATTGACAAAGATTCAAATCTGAAGCGCAAAAAACTGAACACACAAAGAAGAATTCAGTCAttaaaaatcattaaaaaatttGGTAGTTTACATAGTACTTAAAGTACAAGAGGAGAGGGGTGATTCCAAACTCTTGACCATGTCATAAGTCAGGGATATGCCTTTCCTACCATGCTATGATGCACAACAAGAACTAAAAACAAGAAAACAATAAGTATGAATGAATTAACCCGAAAATCCACTACCCTGAGGTGATTAAACCACTTCCTTTCGGATAGAAGTTTGGTTGGATCACAACTCATAACAACAAAACGATCTCTATTCAATAGTCGATTAAAGTTTTCACATAATAAAAATACTATACTTTCTTAAATCGGGGTAAAACCCTAAAATTAACCAACAATTATATGGAAACAATAAGAAAACTACCCTTCTCACAAATAGgcactttatggaaaaagaggGTAAAAAACACTTTTGATTAAAAAGATGTTTTTAAAATTGAAGCTACTCCCCCAGTAGTCCCCCTACCCTATTCTTCTTAAAGAAGCTGATTTTACATGGATCCAACCCAAGTAAACACATTGACTTGTATCACAAAAAAATGCAATGGTGTACATTTGTTTTGTTTTCAGTTGACATAACagataatatttattaaaatatgctccaatatatttCATTAATTTAATAGTAACAAAATATCAAACTTTTTGGTTTACTACaacatttttgtaatatttcaTATTAAAAAGAACATATATATTGTTAAGTCTGGTCATTACCACAAACATAATATTACAATATTTTTTATGTTTAAagtttaataatataatttttcaTTTATATCTATTTTAATGAATAGATACAatatttttcaaaagtataatcCAGATATGTTTTCTTTAATTATATCATACGTATATAGTTGAGTAAtaggatataaatatatatacttccagaataatttaaaatatatccaCACAATGAGCTTGTTTACTCATTCTTGAAACAATGATGATGAAATTCCTGTATCAAAGTTTCGCAGCCCATTTTACCGACGAGTTGCGCATAATGCGTATCCTGGAAATTTTATATGCAACTTGATGATGCATTCTAATAATGCGTGGACCACCAGTACGCATACTCATGTGCATACTCACAACGTGCATGCTTTATATAATGTTTATTTGACTCCTCCATGCTGGAAACCCAAAATAGAGTGGTGACCGGAAAAAATTGACGTGTTTATGTATATCAGAGGTGTTTGCGTGTGTATGTGAGAGGGATGAGTGATAAGGTGCGGATATATACAGGGGATAAGGTCATATGGTTTAATGGGATATGAAGGGATTGGGCTTCTGAATCTACATAAAAAGGAAACGCAATGGTGGTGGATTCTTGTCTAGTGGCGACATACAGTAAAGGAAGACTTAATTTATACTTTATGTATTACAGAAAGATGTGCACAGGATGAGAGAACAGGAAGAAAAAACCCACCAACACTTATATGAGCAAATGCGAAAGTATATATTTCTACTACATAAACACTTcatcattaataaataaatttgtaCAGTTTAATATGCGACATCTATGTTTCACTTTCGTAATATTTAATAAATCTAAATAAATCTTATTTTGTATATTTTACGCATTTTGTATCTATATTGGTGAATTTTGGGCTTTCCATTGTTTCTAGGATATTTAGTGGAGCATGAACCCCCCCCCCCCACACACacatatcaataatatatatagcTCGTAGCTATAGGTATATAGCCATATAACcaatatatccaaaaaatgatAAACGAGTTAGGCATTTATACAATTATCTCATATATGACAATCATTAAATAATAACTACTAAGTAGGTCTCTTATATATAATCaacaaaaatattataatatatgaaTAGTTATTTTGTCCTATGAAAATGATGGTGTTTTTTAAGAAAAACACCGTTTGAGGGAAAATAAAAATTTAACGAAAATTATAGTGACAAATTTTGCAAAACACAACACACATAAAGCGCTGAAAAAAGGTTTCTCCTCTTACCGCATATACTTATACCTATATATACAATGCAAAATACAAGGCCTTAGGCATATAACCTATTTTCCTTTAAGGGTCATTAAGGTAACGGAGGTAGGCTCTAGGAAATTATCCTCCTACataataatatatgtatattCTTATTAAAACACATTAGCAATTTGCAAATCATGCTAGTGGTTCTGCAATCTTCtcttttataaattaaaatatcttaCCCTATTCTCTTCTATCCAAAAATGACACCAGAATTATTCAGGTCGGCTTAAGCAAGATTGTGGACCATCTCAATTTTATGCCTAACTAATCACTTAAGATGCGGACTGGACTTTTCACTCCTAAAGTAATCTGTCTAATACCTACATCAACTTATATTATATGTCTAGCCGACTAGTTGAAGAACTGATAGTTACAGCGCATAGATTTTCTTTTCAGTATAGAAACTTTGAACATATAATAAAACACTGGATTAACATGAGGCTCTCATTGACATAACTTTAATGATGAATTAGATTAATTTGAACTTTATTCTTGTAAAACTTGTGCAGAAAAGAAACATAATCActagattttttttaatatttccAACTTATCATGAGACATTGTCCACAAACATCATCTCAGAAAGAAGGCGCAAAGTAGAAATTCTTCTGAAAATGAATCCTAAAATCCTATCACACACATAGATAACAGGAATGATGTCTTATGGGTAGGGTATGCATCATTATTTGTTATTATTCAATTATATAACTTACATAAGAAATGATGTTCTTGCGAACTCTCATTCACAACAGAACTCTCCGCTCTTACTTTCATGATACTCACAGCTTGTGAATACATTATATTCATATTGAAGCTGCCGTTATATCTAAATAATCCACGTTAACCTACACGTCAGCACATGATCCTTCGAAGAATACAAAAATCTACTTTAGTCTATATACTATTAGTTGCATGTATCATAAACCAAATTAACACATGAGATATACTTGAAAGGGCATAGCCAGTTAGTCAGTAAAGTTCAACGAATTAAACAAGTTTACCATATATctaaattctaaaaaatattatCTTTAAGGACCAATAACACGTCAACATGATAACCAATTCTATAATATAAATAAACTGTCAGAAAAATGCCAAAAACAGCTACACtaatatactccctccgtcccaatttatctgtcttgtttaacttttgatggtcaaattgactcaactttgaccgtaaataaaaatttattttttcattattttgaaaaactgaaaaatacatattaaagtagattaaacatactttctgatgatataatttttatagATATTTTCGATAACGTACTATGTGAAATTTTTGGTCAAAGTTCGGTCAATTTGACCGCAAAAagtcaaacaagacagataaattgggacggagggagtatatgaTGATTAGATTGCTTCTCATAATAAAAATGAAACTCATTAGGAAATAATGAAAATGAGAGGGGTAAGAAACAGTCCAAATCGCATTAAATTAAGAGAAAGGTGAATAAACAAATAAAGTAAAAACTCCGTAATTCTATTACACCCTCATCAAATTGTGATATTATTGGCCATTACAATATGAGATTCACATTTTTAGTAACAAATTATCTTGTTTACCACGTACAATAAAACAAGATAAATTAGGTTATTAGGTCCGTCCAAAACAAGCACCCAAGAAAAAGTTTTAATTTGGTGATATGGAGAAAACTATGGATCCTACCCCATAAAAAAGAGAGACCCAGTTCAATATTTAAAATATCTGGATTATCTGTAATATACAAGGAGATGGAGTCACATTTCTCATATAGGGAATAAAATCCTAAACATGTAACCTGACAGATTAAGGCCCACAACATTGCtgttatttataataaataatacaCTAGTTTCCTATGCACTAAGGATATTAAACTAATTATTACCATGTATAAAAATACTCTTTTATTTTAAATTACGTTCGAGGTGATCTCTAAGAATATTTTTTTGTATTTAGTTGGGATAAAAATACTCTTTTATTATATTATGGGTTATTGCTTATGAATTTCGTTTTTTCCTCCATTTCATTCCCAAAGATCTAAATAAAAACATAACCAATAAATTTAAGAAGAGATGCTCATATTTTATCTTCCTCGTCTTCTTCCAAACTCTCATGATAAAAATTAAGAATGCACTCCCTTTTTTTCCACTCCTCCCTCCTACCTCTATTATTTATTCTAAAATCTTGTTCACAACTGTCCATTCCATCTTCCCAACCAAACGACACCTATATCTCTAATCTACGCAACAAACTCAAAACCCAATCTTCTGAGTCGCCATTGTTGTCACCAAGCCATTGGAATAAGTTCATAAGTGTTTAATAAATCAACGATAAAATTTGAAATTGAAGGTAGGTTTTCTTCACTTAAAGTAAAAGGCTAAAACTATTTCACTCCAAAAATAATTAAGTTGCAGAAAACTTATTCCACAAAACTACACCATATAGCATTGGTGGAACTCAATTTTCCATCTTTCAAGCAAAGCGTATTTAGTGTAAACAGAAAAATACTTTTCCCCGATTCTTGATGTCCAAAGACTCCCCATTGCACTAATATCGAAAACACAAGCAAACACCGTCCATCAACTACACTCACCTTAACCCTGCCAACCTCAAAAACCCCTACCCATCAAGTTACCAACTTTATATAACATGCAATAAATGATCACACAACATAACAATAGCTCAATTTACATATACCAAAATCAAAACATATCACATAATTTATCAAAAAAGATGCAATCTTTAATTGACCCAGAAACCCTAAATTTcaagattttttaaaatttcgaactaaaattttgatttttacaAAAAGATATGACAATATATAGATACAGCAAAGGGAAAAAAAGAACTTACTTAGTTTGGGTGATGAATAGAAGAGCTTGTAATTATAACAAGAATCACCAATGGAGT is a window from the Apium graveolens cultivar Ventura chromosome 1, ASM990537v1, whole genome shotgun sequence genome containing:
- the LOC141665209 gene encoding uncharacterized protein LOC141665209, whose product is MNRPPGLDTHMADTVEEAKIEVHPFPKEGLGNRGNETENGRVNEKSSKDAESELDIYEYPDPDFSDFNKNREEKCFAAGQIWAVYDTQDAMPRFYAQIRKVILSNFKLLITWLEPDPDDKDEIKWAQEDLPVSCGNFKNGNSEYTKDHLMFSHVVSWEKNSRRDTCTIYPRKGETWALFKNWDINWSSDPDNNRKYEYEFVEVLSDFANGNAIYFAYLGKVKGYVCLFCRAKQAGVNIFKIEPKELFRFSHRIPSFRINGKDIPKGSFELDPTCLPTNLEEIDLLASEEIKSNKMHPVGSCSTFASKNHAEQRNNFADEKDQILQFDSNGNTFKNPGEKSCITPASREEANTIPDPETYSFDTYKSIDKFETGQVWALYSDEDGLPKKYAKIKKIDLLSEQKLHIVWLGVSSTTNDMIQWKDSKMPVTLGRFVLKKMKLSHTTTASFSHRVRVRVESRDKKEEYIIMPRKGEVWALYKSWNAGMKCSDLETCDYDIVEVVEENSWGISVLYQEAVNGFMCLVRAQVKGERPVMVKIPASELLRFSHQIPAHRLTERFGLRGCLELDPAALPARWFCKV
- the LOC141690702 gene encoding uncharacterized protein LOC141690702, whose product is MECNKEEAFRAKLLAEKKMENKDFSGAQKIAMKAQNLFHELENISQLIMVCDVHCSAENKVHGTEMDWYGILKVEPTADDLLIKKQFRKLALSLHPDKNKFSGAVDAFKLIGEAQRVLLDREKRRIHDMKCKHASVKVPDVKCNSASVNGCPKRACRPFNVCKTPASFYSSVELNKQNQQAPKTSQTEPCNIKPTFWTACPFCSTRYQYYRDVLNKTLTCQTCGKPFMGYETNAQGVAPQNKRSQPVSSKQTLGCQQASLKLRTHSKVENSPAKVKVGGISGTGNTWSPEVARGSKLNEKTQ